One segment of Streptomyces sp. NA02950 DNA contains the following:
- a CDS encoding DUF6192 family protein: MVQTVGSVPCERFDDLVDQSVKLVRVMTGCQFALGDFALEIAPLRTHGGNMALGEGEEQGVEDSLRLFAEEIGLSFHTVRTYRWVAARWPKNQRQEGVSFEVHRILASAPDAYELIQHPPVNERTGHSEWSGDAAKRAAGWATATPVTAAEKVEAIRDLAQDEAVAAQAACDLLHRPEVAFKAMRDRQARELVNQAQFDQAELVEEGDEEEAWWDENDAGEEDGVVDPVAIVRGFHRAMEFTDLIGVCQGFVAGASRLVPRLRGREFSESQLALVARHLEKIRATADWIETAVSTGKVDLDEALAELLRDR; the protein is encoded by the coding sequence ATGGTCCAGACCGTCGGCAGTGTGCCGTGCGAGCGTTTCGATGATCTGGTGGACCAGTCAGTGAAGCTGGTCCGAGTGATGACGGGCTGCCAATTCGCACTCGGAGACTTCGCGCTGGAGATCGCGCCGCTGCGTACGCACGGCGGGAACATGGCGCTGGGGGAGGGCGAGGAGCAGGGGGTGGAGGACTCCTTACGCCTCTTCGCCGAGGAGATAGGACTGTCCTTCCACACGGTGCGGACGTATCGGTGGGTGGCCGCGCGGTGGCCGAAGAATCAGCGCCAGGAGGGCGTCTCCTTCGAGGTGCACCGGATCTTGGCGTCGGCGCCGGACGCGTACGAGTTGATCCAGCATCCTCCAGTCAATGAACGGACGGGCCACTCCGAGTGGAGCGGGGACGCGGCGAAGCGAGCGGCGGGATGGGCGACCGCGACACCGGTGACGGCGGCGGAGAAGGTCGAGGCCATCCGGGACCTTGCGCAGGACGAGGCGGTGGCTGCCCAGGCGGCATGTGACCTGCTGCACCGGCCTGAGGTGGCCTTCAAGGCGATGCGGGACCGGCAGGCCCGTGAGCTGGTCAATCAGGCCCAGTTCGATCAGGCCGAACTCGTCGAGGAAGGAGACGAGGAGGAGGCATGGTGGGACGAGAACGACGCTGGGGAGGAGGACGGCGTTGTTGATCCCGTCGCGATCGTGCGGGGTTTCCACCGGGCTATGGAGTTCACCGACTTGATCGGTGTCTGTCAGGGCTTCGTCGCCGGGGCGAGCCGGCTGGTTCCCCGACTGCGGGGACGGGAGTTCTCCGAATCCCAACTCGCGCTGGTCGCACGGCATTTAGAGAAGATCCGGGCGACGGCGG